A single genomic interval of Leptospira semungkisensis harbors:
- a CDS encoding DUF962 domain-containing protein has protein sequence MKFAKEMAFYSAYHQEKRNVWIHVFGVPTITFTLFLVLSRFQVWNLGGFSITASTIFGLVVILYYFSLDFIFAAATTIVFGSLMALAQYLTASLDSTTAWTVFAVAQLVGWGSQFYGHFIFEKSRPALFDNLFQAVVSAPIFVVADVFFELGYRKDVQEAVRNELAAQGKLKTFSTAH, from the coding sequence ATGAAGTTCGCTAAGGAAATGGCTTTCTATTCAGCATATCACCAAGAGAAGAGAAACGTATGGATCCACGTTTTTGGAGTTCCTACGATTACATTTACACTCTTCTTGGTACTGAGTAGATTTCAAGTATGGAATTTAGGAGGGTTTAGTATCACCGCATCAACCATATTCGGTCTTGTAGTTATACTCTATTATTTCTCTCTGGATTTTATTTTTGCTGCGGCGACTACCATCGTTTTCGGATCCTTAATGGCATTGGCACAGTATCTGACTGCCTCTCTGGATTCTACAACCGCTTGGACAGTATTCGCTGTCGCTCAGTTGGTCGGTTGGGGATCTCAATTTTACGGACATTTCATCTTTGAGAAAAGCCGTCCTGCGCTTTTCGACAATCTATTCCAGGCAGTGGTTTCGGCTCCGATCTTCGTAGTAGCGGACGTATTCTTCGAGCTTGGATATAGAAAGGATGTGCAAGAAGCAGTCCGTAACGAACTTGCCGCTCAAGGTAAGTTGAAAACATTCAGCACCGCTCACTAA
- a CDS encoding tautomerase family protein — translation MPYVNLKVAGPLTKEQKKTIVKEFTNTLEKVAGKAPETTYIVIDEVSRENWAKGGDLLE, via the coding sequence ATGCCTTATGTGAACCTAAAAGTCGCCGGCCCTCTTACCAAAGAGCAAAAGAAAACCATTGTAAAAGAATTTACCAACACATTGGAGAAGGTAGCAGGCAAGGCTCCCGAAACCACCTATATCGTTATTGATGAGGTCTCCAGAGAAAATTGGGCGAAAGGCGGCGATCTGCTCGAGTGA
- a CDS encoding YdcF family protein, with protein sequence MDTLFFGASKLAGAFLFPLPASLLLLIFFGLRLPKFKQKIWILLPTAFLWMCSTDSFSQWMISSLEENYPPVKWENLPNSDAILVLGGAVDNLALHNDRVQLTSAAERMTDAVFLFQKKKAPRIVFTGGSGNLFFQTRKESESASLFFRSLGVPNHSIVLEAESRNTKENAEMTAELFRKNGWKSAILITSAFHMERSILVFGKTGLNIRPWPTDYRSRVKVLTIDDFVPSSHSLENTSIAWKERIGLFVYKVRESISTFLPLRFRYPWSKNWTSAYI encoded by the coding sequence ATGGATACTCTTTTCTTCGGAGCTTCCAAACTTGCGGGTGCCTTCTTATTCCCTCTTCCAGCAAGTCTACTTCTTCTGATCTTCTTTGGCCTAAGGCTTCCTAAATTCAAACAGAAGATTTGGATCCTTCTTCCAACAGCATTTCTTTGGATGTGCTCTACTGATAGTTTCTCTCAATGGATGATCTCGAGTTTGGAAGAAAACTATCCTCCAGTGAAATGGGAGAACCTTCCAAACTCGGATGCCATTTTAGTATTAGGTGGAGCCGTGGATAATCTTGCGCTTCATAATGATCGAGTGCAGTTGACTTCTGCTGCAGAGAGAATGACGGATGCAGTCTTCCTCTTCCAAAAGAAGAAGGCGCCGAGGATTGTGTTTACCGGAGGTTCAGGCAATCTGTTCTTTCAAACTAGAAAAGAATCCGAGTCCGCTTCTCTATTCTTTCGTTCTCTAGGAGTGCCGAATCATTCAATTGTTCTGGAAGCAGAAAGTAGGAATACCAAGGAGAATGCGGAAATGACAGCGGAGCTATTCCGCAAAAATGGTTGGAAATCGGCTATACTGATCACGTCTGCATTTCACATGGAGAGATCCATTTTGGTCTTTGGAAAAACAGGATTGAATATCAGACCTTGGCCGACGGATTATCGCTCCAGGGTCAAGGTTTTGACCATTGATGATTTTGTTCCTTCTTCTCATAGCCTTGAGAATACAAGTATCGCCTGGAAGGAGAGGATCGGGCTTTTCGTTTATAAGGTCCGAGAGAGTATTTCCACTTTTCTTCCCCTCCGCTTCCGATATCCTTGGTCTAAGAACTGGACTTCAGCCTATATATGA
- a CDS encoding cytochrome c maturation protein CcmE, whose translation MNIKFTALASVIAISLAAIAFFSSKETSYTLLDASELAAHPAKYEPDELLRVRGFVKLGTVIREGKTAKFTLQLNDKEVPVFFTGATLLPDAFKEGTRARVDGVWKGGVLVADRVEAKCASKYEAGYQGEEKEY comes from the coding sequence ATGAACATAAAATTTACAGCACTTGCGAGTGTGATCGCAATCTCTCTGGCAGCCATCGCTTTTTTCTCTTCTAAAGAAACCTCTTACACTCTATTGGATGCTTCCGAATTGGCAGCTCATCCCGCTAAGTACGAGCCGGACGAACTTTTAAGAGTTCGAGGCTTTGTAAAATTGGGTACCGTGATCCGCGAAGGAAAGACCGCAAAATTCACCCTTCAATTGAACGACAAAGAAGTCCCGGTTTTCTTTACGGGAGCTACTCTTCTTCCGGACGCTTTTAAAGAAGGAACAAGAGCCAGAGTGGACGGAGTTTGGAAAGGAGGAGTCTTGGTAGCCGATAGAGTCGAAGCCAAATGTGCTTCTAAATACGAAGCCGGATATCAGGGAGAAGAGAAAGAGTATTAA
- a CDS encoding heme lyase CcmF/NrfE family subunit, which translates to MNDLGALCLISSFSVLLFSLIQTGYGIYKKDFRALELGRYTLMANFGLILLAFTVLVVQLMRTDLSNYYVAMHSSEHLPMFYKMTSVWSGSSGSLLFWNLLLSLFTFIVLWQTKDLANDRIPVMHFSLALISCFFSFLAIFFPDAQPFREFQPAAVAGRGLNPLLQHWAMIIHPPILYVGYVSFAIPFSIATSALITGQLSENWFRFVRRWSIFSWFFLGTGILLGSKWAYEELGWGGYWAWDPVENASLMPWLLSTAFLHSMIIQERRGMLKFWNMLLIVLAFHFCLLGTWITRSGVLEGPHSFSKSSIGTPFIIYIGVSFFAHIGVLLYRRNQLRPERNLEAMTSKEGSFLLNNFLLVIATLSILLGVFSPLLSGVEYKAPWFNSWGVPAGILLILLMGAAPLLAWRKGADKIFFTTLFKPLLAGAIGAGLYILYYSYNFSISDYSLGDVLGEVYSVLTVGLGIFTIAGIVQEYHSGIKARRAAIPNENYFVAGFRMLLKNKRRYGGYLVHLSMVILFIGLAGNAFKQNTSVKFFYFLELSQTNEVIYTSQDTAVLGDYTITASTLKIKPIINGDDSKGVNHRNVIVSHEATFHVKRQLKDFDTMVTERRYYPQISHLSGDFETHIPTSEPSISSTPKEDLYIQLGAIEHADLSDENPDLPRMFLSYFFTRDPAIKLEQYLSFPRQIVANLEIWVNPLVKFIWAGSLMFFLSGLLILLPIGESRK; encoded by the coding sequence ATGAACGATTTAGGCGCCCTCTGTCTTATTTCCTCCTTCTCAGTTTTATTATTCTCTTTGATCCAGACCGGTTACGGGATCTATAAAAAGGATTTCCGTGCCTTAGAGCTCGGCCGTTACACTTTGATGGCCAATTTCGGTCTCATCTTACTTGCATTTACGGTGCTCGTAGTCCAGCTGATGAGAACGGATCTGAGCAATTATTACGTTGCGATGCATTCCAGCGAACATCTTCCGATGTTCTACAAGATGACTTCTGTCTGGTCCGGTTCTTCCGGTTCTTTGCTCTTTTGGAATCTTCTTCTTTCCTTATTCACATTTATCGTTCTTTGGCAAACCAAGGACTTAGCTAACGATAGAATTCCGGTCATGCATTTCAGCCTGGCTCTGATCTCTTGCTTCTTTTCTTTCTTGGCGATCTTCTTTCCGGACGCTCAACCTTTCCGTGAATTCCAACCCGCTGCAGTTGCGGGAAGAGGACTAAATCCTCTCTTGCAGCACTGGGCCATGATCATTCACCCTCCTATCCTGTATGTCGGATACGTGAGTTTTGCGATCCCATTCTCGATCGCTACGTCTGCATTGATCACAGGCCAATTGTCTGAGAATTGGTTTCGATTCGTAAGAAGATGGAGCATCTTCTCCTGGTTCTTCTTGGGCACAGGAATTCTTTTAGGCTCTAAATGGGCTTACGAAGAATTGGGTTGGGGAGGTTACTGGGCTTGGGATCCAGTAGAAAATGCAAGCCTCATGCCTTGGCTTTTATCCACTGCATTTCTTCATTCCATGATCATTCAGGAAAGAAGGGGAATGTTAAAATTTTGGAATATGCTTCTGATCGTTTTAGCCTTCCATTTCTGTCTTTTAGGAACTTGGATCACTCGAAGCGGAGTATTAGAAGGACCTCACTCTTTCTCCAAATCCAGCATCGGAACTCCTTTTATCATCTATATAGGTGTCAGTTTCTTCGCTCATATAGGAGTGCTCCTCTATCGAAGAAATCAACTGAGGCCGGAAAGAAATTTGGAGGCAATGACTTCGAAAGAAGGAAGTTTCCTTCTGAATAATTTCCTATTGGTCATCGCAACTCTTTCGATCCTTTTAGGCGTATTCTCTCCTTTACTTTCCGGAGTAGAATACAAGGCTCCTTGGTTTAATTCTTGGGGAGTTCCTGCAGGAATTCTTCTCATTTTATTGATGGGTGCGGCGCCTCTACTTGCTTGGAGAAAAGGTGCAGATAAGATCTTCTTTACTACATTATTCAAGCCTTTGCTCGCCGGAGCAATCGGTGCTGGGCTCTATATTCTTTATTACTCCTACAATTTTTCGATCAGCGATTATAGTTTAGGCGATGTATTGGGAGAAGTTTATAGCGTTCTTACCGTAGGCTTAGGTATATTCACCATCGCAGGGATCGTGCAAGAATATCATAGCGGGATCAAAGCAAGAAGAGCTGCAATCCCGAATGAAAATTACTTCGTAGCCGGATTTCGTATGCTTCTTAAAAACAAGAGAAGATACGGTGGCTACCTGGTGCATCTTTCCATGGTCATTCTTTTTATCGGCCTCGCAGGAAATGCATTCAAACAAAACACTTCCGTTAAATTTTTCTACTTCTTAGAATTATCCCAAACCAACGAAGTCATTTATACAAGCCAAGACACAGCAGTTCTAGGAGATTATACGATCACTGCGAGCACACTCAAGATCAAACCGATCATAAACGGTGACGACTCCAAGGGAGTAAATCATAGAAATGTGATCGTGTCCCATGAAGCAACCTTCCATGTCAAACGACAACTCAAGGACTTCGATACCATGGTGACCGAACGCAGATACTATCCTCAGATCTCTCATTTGAGCGGAGACTTCGAGACTCATATCCCAACGAGTGAGCCATCTATTTCTTCTACTCCTAAAGAGGATCTGTACATCCAACTAGGAGCGATAGAACATGCGGATCTCTCCGATGAAAACCCGGATCTGCCTAGAATGTTTTTGAGCTATTTCTTTACCAGAGATCCTGCAATCAAACTAGAACAGTATCTTAGTTTTCCAAGACAGATCGTTGCCAACCTGGAGATCTGGGTGAATCCTTTGGTCAAATTCATCTGGGCGGGCTCTCTAATGTTCTTCCTTTCCGGGCTATTGATCCTTCTTCCGATAGGAGAAAGTCGAAAATGA
- a CDS encoding cytochrome c-type biogenesis protein CcmH produces the protein MKTSIFKNHKSIFVAAFIFAISTSSSIFSDSTFTNLTDPNQIRIFHNVTERIRCICIPSIPIKSCSFNNCTVSAKLKLFIENRIRAGEDADTIVDKMIHGFGPEIVSDPIVAKFIENGNQGMAQSIVVGFGPDILAKPDSTWIDLSIAIAGAFGVLLIYLYLKRRTAPKAAIATETKGDSSFDRYISEIEEKQK, from the coding sequence ATGAAAACCTCTATATTCAAGAATCATAAATCGATTTTCGTTGCGGCCTTTATTTTCGCAATTTCTACTTCTTCGTCTATCTTTAGCGACTCCACATTTACGAATCTTACCGATCCAAACCAGATCCGTATCTTTCATAATGTGACCGAAAGAATCAGATGTATTTGCATACCATCCATTCCCATCAAAAGTTGTTCCTTCAATAATTGCACCGTTTCCGCTAAACTCAAACTTTTCATAGAGAATCGGATCAGAGCAGGAGAAGATGCGGACACAATCGTAGATAAGATGATCCATGGCTTCGGCCCGGAAATCGTATCCGATCCTATCGTTGCAAAGTTCATAGAGAACGGAAATCAGGGAATGGCCCAAAGCATTGTAGTCGGTTTCGGTCCGGATATCTTGGCCAAACCGGATTCTACTTGGATCGATCTTAGCATAGCTATCGCAGGAGCTTTTGGAGTGCTTCTCATTTATCTCTATTTAAAACGAAGAACTGCACCCAAAGCCGCAATCGCTACGGAAACAAAAGGCGATTCTTCCTTTGACAGATATATCTCAGAAATCGAGGAAAAACAAAAATAG
- a CDS encoding zinc ribbon domain-containing protein, with amino-acid sequence MDFLLIFFYILLVGLLISPFLYVTFFLENKELETETERSELFDRRAILLDNLKDLKIEFDTGKLTEQEFKSISAGLIQELEEQDKRIESGPIAKAEPAKTAQAPKFCHNCGFKIEIAGAKFCPDCGTKLVA; translated from the coding sequence GTGGATTTCTTATTAATTTTCTTTTATATACTTTTGGTGGGGCTTCTGATCTCGCCTTTTCTGTACGTAACCTTCTTCTTAGAAAATAAGGAACTCGAAACAGAAACGGAACGCTCCGAGTTATTTGATAGAAGAGCAATCCTCTTAGATAATTTAAAAGATCTTAAAATAGAATTCGATACCGGAAAATTGACCGAGCAAGAATTCAAATCTATATCTGCTGGATTGATCCAAGAATTAGAAGAGCAGGACAAGAGAATAGAATCCGGACCTATTGCCAAAGCGGAACCTGCGAAGACTGCACAAGCTCCGAAGTTCTGTCACAATTGCGGATTCAAAATAGAGATCGCAGGGGCAAAATTCTGCCCGGACTGCGGAACCAAGTTAGTCGCTTGA
- the hisE gene encoding phosphoribosyl-ATP diphosphatase, with protein MEFLLQLEQILKKRKEELPEKSYTADLFRSGVDRILKKVGEEAGEVIIAAKNADKKELTHESADLLFHLQVLLVERGLSMTDVVEELRKRHS; from the coding sequence ATGGAATTCCTACTTCAGTTAGAGCAGATCCTTAAAAAACGCAAAGAGGAACTACCTGAAAAATCATACACCGCTGACCTATTTAGAAGCGGAGTGGACCGCATTCTCAAAAAAGTAGGAGAGGAAGCCGGAGAGGTGATCATCGCGGCCAAAAACGCGGATAAGAAAGAACTCACTCACGAATCTGCGGATCTTCTCTTCCATTTACAAGTTCTTCTGGTAGAGAGAGGATTATCTATGACCGACGTGGTCGAAGAACTTCGCAAAAGACATTCTTAA
- a CDS encoding thioredoxin family protein, with the protein MLPFFRFSKSLLLLTAIFFASNLASEVKWETSVEEAFTKAKKEGKPIFIDVYADWCGYCKTLKKEIYPKKEVQAEFSNFVLLSLDGDRFPNLKKKYQVSGYPTLLFLDKNGSLTEKIAGMPDRKMVVRTLKLAFSKRDQENVLLSQASKDPENNLILLKLGEYYFEAREYQKAAEYFYKSFASEDPRTPENRHKALFNLGVSFYELKNWEKTVKTFSLYLDKFPTGSAQAAYYFRGAAYKSLGKKSEAESDLKKALELSSNPEEKKEIQDLLKSI; encoded by the coding sequence ATGCTTCCTTTCTTCCGATTTTCCAAAAGTCTGCTTCTTCTAACTGCCATATTCTTTGCAAGCAACCTCGCCTCTGAAGTTAAATGGGAAACCTCCGTCGAGGAAGCCTTTACCAAAGCGAAGAAGGAAGGAAAGCCGATCTTCATCGATGTTTACGCAGACTGGTGCGGTTACTGCAAGACCTTGAAAAAAGAGATCTATCCCAAGAAAGAAGTCCAGGCAGAGTTTTCTAATTTCGTACTTCTCTCCTTGGATGGAGATCGTTTTCCCAATTTAAAGAAAAAGTACCAGGTCAGTGGATATCCTACTCTTTTGTTTTTAGATAAAAACGGTAGCCTAACTGAAAAAATCGCAGGGATGCCGGACCGAAAGATGGTTGTTCGAACTCTGAAGTTAGCCTTCTCCAAACGAGACCAAGAAAATGTTTTACTTTCTCAAGCTTCTAAGGATCCGGAAAATAATCTTATTCTATTGAAGTTAGGAGAATATTATTTCGAAGCGAGAGAATACCAGAAGGCAGCAGAATATTTCTATAAGTCTTTTGCTTCAGAAGATCCTAGAACACCAGAAAATCGTCATAAAGCATTATTCAATTTAGGTGTGAGTTTCTATGAGCTAAAGAATTGGGAGAAGACAGTAAAGACTTTCTCTCTGTATCTGGATAAGTTTCCAACTGGTTCCGCTCAGGCAGCGTACTATTTCAGAGGAGCTGCTTATAAATCCTTGGGGAAAAAATCGGAAGCCGAATCCGATTTGAAGAAGGCCCTGGAACTCAGTTCTAATCCAGAAGAAAAGAAAGAGATCCAAGACCTTTTGAAATCGATCTGA
- a CDS encoding UDP-glucose dehydrogenase family protein, whose protein sequence is MRVCVIGSGYVGLVAGACFAEFGNNVVCVDKDSKKIEDLKNGIIPIYEPGLSELVLSNRKENRLEFSTDTKEAVESSEIIFIAVGTPTSHDGSADLTAVFAVAEAIGKSMNGYKVIVDKSTVPVGTAAKVKEIISKNTKHEFDVVSNPEFLKEGAAIDDFMKPERVVIGADSDMAGDLVAQLYAPFVLNGNPIIKMGTLSAELTKYACNAFLATKISFANEIANLCETVGADYEDVRKGMGTDSRIGRQFLYAGIGYGGSCFPKDVRALIRTSEQYSTPLRIIREVETVNEDQKVRLFDKIEKFYGKGGVKGKKIAVWGLAFKPGTDDMREAPSIPLLLKLHEEGAILKAFDPVAKETSEYYFKGKVEYAKDAYEALQDAEALLLLTEWREFREPDFSRIKKLMKSHVIFDGRNQYRPEHMKKEGFQYFSIGKQAV, encoded by the coding sequence ATGAGAGTTTGTGTAATTGGCAGTGGATACGTGGGTCTTGTGGCTGGAGCTTGCTTCGCCGAATTCGGAAATAACGTAGTCTGCGTAGATAAGGACTCTAAGAAAATTGAGGACCTTAAGAACGGAATCATTCCTATTTATGAACCTGGGCTATCAGAACTGGTTCTGAGTAATCGAAAAGAAAATCGCCTGGAATTTAGCACCGACACTAAAGAAGCGGTCGAGAGTTCCGAAATCATTTTTATCGCTGTAGGAACTCCTACTTCCCACGACGGTTCAGCCGATCTAACGGCAGTCTTTGCAGTCGCAGAAGCGATCGGAAAGTCCATGAACGGTTATAAGGTAATCGTGGACAAATCCACTGTACCTGTAGGGACCGCGGCTAAAGTAAAAGAAATCATTTCTAAGAATACCAAGCACGAATTCGATGTAGTCTCCAATCCGGAGTTCCTGAAAGAAGGTGCTGCAATCGACGATTTCATGAAACCCGAAAGAGTGGTGATCGGTGCGGACAGCGATATGGCCGGAGATCTGGTCGCTCAGTTGTATGCTCCTTTCGTTCTGAACGGAAATCCGATCATCAAGATGGGCACTCTCTCTGCGGAGCTTACTAAATACGCGTGTAACGCATTCCTTGCTACTAAGATCTCTTTTGCAAACGAGATCGCAAATCTCTGCGAAACGGTGGGTGCTGACTACGAGGATGTTCGCAAAGGAATGGGAACCGATTCTAGGATCGGAAGACAATTCCTGTATGCAGGGATTGGTTACGGAGGATCTTGTTTTCCTAAGGATGTGAGAGCATTGATCCGTACTTCCGAGCAATATTCTACTCCGTTACGCATCATACGCGAAGTGGAAACTGTGAACGAGGATCAAAAGGTCCGTCTATTCGATAAGATAGAAAAGTTCTACGGCAAGGGCGGAGTGAAAGGAAAGAAGATCGCTGTTTGGGGACTTGCATTTAAGCCTGGAACGGATGATATGAGAGAGGCTCCCTCCATTCCTTTATTATTAAAATTGCATGAAGAGGGCGCTATCCTTAAGGCTTTTGATCCGGTCGCTAAGGAAACCTCCGAATACTATTTCAAAGGAAAAGTGGAATACGCGAAGGATGCGTATGAAGCTCTTCAAGATGCGGAGGCTCTTCTTCTTCTTACAGAATGGAGAGAGTTCAGAGAACCTGATTTCTCACGCATTAAAAAACTAATGAAGTCTCATGTGATCTTTGACGGAAGAAATCAATATCGTCCGGAGCACATGAAGAAAGAAGGATTTCAATACTTCTCGATCGGTAAACAAGCAGTTTAA
- a CDS encoding ABC transporter ATP-binding protein translates to MIKIENLSKTYQGYSKPLNRLISALSFGYFGLDVKYKALDGISFSAEKGEVIGIIGRNGAGKSTLLKLLTGVSKPDSGKLEKKGTVRSILELGVGFNPELSGQENLYYNGLVWGLDPEELLQSSEEIFKFSGLSEFRNAPLKNYSSGMTMRLGFALATAKRPDILIVDEALAVGDASFQQKSLNRFRKFSEEGTLTLIVSHDLELLKSVCTRLIVLEKGKLVFDGNPIDGFREYMQIIASSSLEGNTKIEDSKSLVENLQVGILHAGKLNPAILPVGAEVELNVKVNFRNSIPDLTVGFHIDDHRGIRVFGTNTYHIGGRQKDISPGENVSVSFRFPLNLSPGKYSLGIALHSGESHAEGSYLWKDGILLFELERLDLPKFEGAAWIPVKVESKKGDFPL, encoded by the coding sequence TTGATTAAGATAGAGAATCTTTCCAAGACCTATCAAGGTTACAGTAAGCCTCTCAATCGCCTGATCAGCGCCTTGAGTTTCGGTTACTTCGGGCTGGATGTTAAATATAAGGCTTTAGATGGGATTTCCTTTTCTGCGGAGAAGGGAGAGGTGATCGGCATTATCGGTCGGAATGGTGCTGGCAAGTCCACATTGCTGAAGCTACTCACCGGAGTCTCTAAACCTGATTCTGGCAAATTAGAGAAGAAGGGAACAGTCCGTTCTATTTTGGAGTTAGGAGTAGGATTCAATCCGGAACTCTCCGGCCAAGAAAATCTGTATTATAACGGTCTTGTATGGGGATTGGATCCGGAAGAACTGCTTCAATCCTCGGAAGAGATCTTTAAGTTCTCAGGTCTATCAGAATTTCGTAATGCTCCTCTCAAGAATTATTCCTCAGGAATGACGATGAGGCTCGGATTCGCGTTGGCAACCGCCAAGAGACCGGATATTCTTATAGTAGATGAGGCCTTAGCAGTGGGAGATGCAAGTTTCCAACAGAAAAGCCTGAACAGATTCCGTAAATTCTCTGAAGAAGGTACTTTAACTCTCATCGTGAGTCATGACCTGGAGCTTTTGAAATCGGTCTGTACTCGCCTTATTGTCTTAGAGAAAGGCAAGCTTGTCTTTGATGGAAATCCGATCGACGGTTTTAGGGAATACATGCAGATCATTGCATCTTCTTCTTTAGAAGGAAACACGAAGATTGAAGATAGCAAATCCCTAGTAGAGAATCTGCAAGTAGGGATCCTGCATGCTGGAAAATTGAATCCAGCTATTCTTCCTGTTGGAGCAGAAGTGGAGCTGAATGTGAAAGTGAATTTTCGCAACTCCATTCCTGACCTAACAGTAGGCTTTCATATAGACGATCATAGAGGGATCAGAGTCTTCGGAACAAATACGTATCATATCGGAGGAAGACAGAAGGATATTTCTCCGGGAGAAAATGTCTCCGTGAGTTTTCGTTTTCCTTTGAATCTTTCTCCAGGCAAATATTCTCTTGGGATTGCTCTTCACTCCGGAGAGAGCCACGCAGAAGGTTCCTATCTTTGGAAGGACGGGATCCTTCTATTCGAACTGGAGAGACTGGATCTCCCTAAATTCGAGGGTGCCGCTTGGATCCCGGTCAAAGTGGAGTCGAAAAAAGGCGATTTTCCTCTATAA
- a CDS encoding ABC transporter permease, whose translation MFQSDFLRKFRILLVLVRRDYALQYAGSALGLTWMFLQNLSLVLIYTIVFYFLGIRTQGEDPLAYFAYVLSGLLFWVPLQEYLIRGTGILTDNRQLIKRSPLGPEIFLWIPFIQFLLHWAITAVPILAFLLWAGKLGGIGLPISFLCVFCTGLFVACLQSYLARINIILRDISPLVRLMTQFLFWGLPILYESKGILGKLNLLNPLFYPLETFRSFLLSGYESKAAFTDFLPFLILFLAIFFLSRARLNQIVLDHL comes from the coding sequence GTGTTTCAGTCCGACTTCTTACGTAAATTTAGAATCCTACTCGTTCTAGTTCGCAGAGACTATGCATTGCAGTATGCCGGATCCGCTCTGGGACTGACATGGATGTTCTTGCAGAATCTAAGCTTGGTTCTGATCTATACGATTGTTTTTTATTTCTTAGGAATACGCACTCAAGGAGAGGACCCTCTCGCTTATTTCGCCTATGTGCTTAGTGGACTGCTGTTTTGGGTGCCATTACAGGAATATCTAATACGTGGCACAGGGATTCTCACCGACAATCGCCAACTCATCAAGCGTTCTCCTTTAGGGCCAGAGATCTTTCTGTGGATCCCATTCATTCAATTTTTATTACATTGGGCGATTACTGCAGTTCCTATTCTCGCATTCTTGCTTTGGGCTGGCAAGCTGGGAGGAATTGGACTTCCGATATCCTTTCTTTGCGTTTTCTGCACCGGACTTTTTGTGGCCTGTCTTCAGAGCTATTTAGCAAGGATCAATATTATCCTAAGAGATATTTCTCCATTAGTCAGATTGATGACACAATTCCTGTTTTGGGGACTCCCGATTCTTTATGAATCTAAAGGAATATTAGGAAAATTGAATTTATTAAATCCTCTTTTCTATCCTTTGGAAACATTCCGATCTTTTTTGCTTTCCGGTTACGAGTCTAAGGCTGCATTTACTGATTTTCTTCCTTTTCTTATCTTATTTTTGGCAATTTTCTTTTTAAGTCGCGCCAGATTAAATCAAATCGTATTGGATCACCTTTGA
- a CDS encoding JAB domain-containing protein, with translation MHWDLGPDPRTRIQYDAEGLEDWELIAVLLGRGSRGLSIKDLSRDILRASQGLGGLLSSDIARSLNIVGLGKAKVTTLLAALELSRRLKYKSIRMTGYNPVDLCEYLRTLFSPLKRECFVLATISPAGNLLRAEIVSRGSLEEVGVLPRDLVRIILNDEATQAVLAHNHPGMLCYPSQEDWDVYLRLKEILSDLDVDLLDHWIFGIDGIFSCKHSTRLDES, from the coding sequence TTGCATTGGGATTTAGGACCTGATCCGAGGACCCGCATTCAGTACGATGCGGAGGGTCTTGAAGATTGGGAGCTAATCGCTGTTCTTTTAGGAAGAGGGAGCCGAGGTCTTTCTATCAAGGACCTGAGCCGAGATATCCTAAGAGCTTCCCAAGGACTTGGAGGACTTCTTTCTTCCGATATTGCTCGTAGTCTTAATATTGTCGGGCTCGGCAAGGCAAAGGTTACCACTCTGCTTGCTGCCTTAGAGCTTTCCAGACGTTTAAAATATAAATCAATCCGAATGACAGGATATAATCCTGTAGATCTCTGCGAATATCTTCGCACATTATTCTCTCCCTTAAAAAGGGAATGCTTCGTGCTCGCTACCATCTCTCCAGCTGGAAATCTCTTAAGAGCAGAGATCGTCTCCAGAGGAAGTTTAGAAGAAGTGGGAGTTCTACCTAGGGACTTGGTCCGAATCATCTTAAATGATGAGGCTACCCAAGCGGTGCTTGCACACAATCATCCAGGTATGCTTTGTTATCCTAGCCAAGAAGACTGGGATGTGTATCTCAGATTAAAGGAGATACTCTCCGATCTGGATGTGGATCTTTTGGACCATTGGATTTTTGGAATTGACGGGATCTTTTCCTGCAAACATTCTACTCGGCTAGATGAGAGCTGA
- a CDS encoding LIC12298 family protein, with protein sequence MMIRSLQDSGAYERSRKGLAGAGFDWREKVRSVDPDTKTFADYLEESFQGDLVQDGNWFSETLSELSKKNLRKI encoded by the coding sequence ATGATGATTCGATCTCTACAAGATTCTGGGGCTTACGAAAGAAGCCGAAAAGGTTTGGCAGGTGCTGGGTTTGATTGGAGAGAAAAAGTTCGCTCCGTAGATCCGGATACAAAGACCTTTGCGGATTATCTGGAGGAGTCTTTTCAAGGTGATCTAGTCCAAGATGGCAACTGGTTCTCCGAAACCTTATCCGAGCTGAGCAAAAAGAATCTAAGAAAGATTTGA